The following proteins come from a genomic window of Blastococcus sp. HT6-30:
- the typA gene encoding translational GTPase TypA — translation MPTRNDLRNVAIVAHVDHGKTTLVDALLRQAGALGRAKGEGTDNDSTQDRVMDSMDLERERGITILAKNTAIRLADSDGNPVVVNIVDTPGHADFGGEVERGLSMVDGVVLLVDASEGPLPQTRFVLRKALAKGMPVILAVNKTDRGDARIEEVVDECYELFMELMEDAGLDADALEFPIVYCNGRTGQASLNRPENGTVPDSDDLAPLVKTLLDTIPPPSYDAEEPLRAQVTNLDASPFLGRLALLRIHSGEMKRGQQVAWCKVDGTIKNVKITELLVTEGLTRTPAESAGPGDLVAIAGIEDIMIGDTLADPSDPRPLPPLTVDEPSISITIGINTSPLSGKSGKKLTARLIKNRLDQELVGNVSVRMLPTDRPDTWEMQGRGELALAILVEQLRREEFELTVGRPTVVTKMIDGALHEPVERVTIDTPGEYVGTLTQALATRRARLENLVHHDTGWARMEYIVPSRGLIGFRTEFLTETRGTGVLNHNLEGYEPWLGDMRARPTGSLVADRSGVATTYSMFSLQERGQLMVQPGTDVYEGMIVGENSRPDDMDVNITKEKKLTNMRKSTSEELERLIPPRILNLEQALEFCAEDECVEVTPGSVRIRKVVLDQTERGKAKNRKPKPA, via the coding sequence ATGCCCACCCGCAACGACCTGCGCAACGTGGCGATCGTCGCCCACGTCGACCACGGCAAGACCACCCTGGTCGACGCTCTCCTCCGCCAGGCCGGCGCACTCGGCCGCGCCAAGGGCGAGGGTACCGACAACGACTCCACGCAGGACCGCGTGATGGACTCGATGGATCTCGAGCGCGAGCGCGGCATCACCATCCTCGCCAAGAACACCGCCATCCGGCTGGCCGACTCCGACGGCAACCCCGTCGTCGTCAACATCGTCGACACCCCCGGCCACGCCGACTTCGGCGGTGAGGTCGAGCGCGGCCTGTCGATGGTCGACGGCGTCGTCCTGCTCGTCGACGCCTCCGAGGGTCCCCTGCCGCAGACCCGCTTCGTGCTGCGCAAGGCGCTGGCCAAGGGGATGCCGGTCATCCTCGCGGTGAACAAGACCGACCGCGGCGACGCCCGCATCGAAGAGGTCGTCGACGAGTGCTACGAGCTGTTCATGGAGCTCATGGAGGACGCCGGCCTGGACGCCGACGCCCTCGAGTTCCCGATCGTCTACTGCAACGGCCGCACCGGCCAGGCCTCGCTCAACCGCCCGGAGAACGGCACGGTCCCCGACAGCGACGACCTCGCGCCGCTGGTGAAGACGCTGCTGGACACCATCCCGCCGCCGTCCTACGACGCCGAGGAGCCGCTGCGCGCGCAGGTCACCAACCTCGACGCCTCACCGTTCCTCGGCCGGCTGGCGCTGCTGCGCATCCACTCCGGTGAGATGAAGCGGGGTCAGCAGGTGGCCTGGTGCAAGGTCGACGGCACCATCAAGAACGTCAAGATCACCGAGCTGCTGGTCACCGAGGGCCTGACCCGCACCCCGGCCGAGAGCGCCGGCCCGGGCGACCTCGTCGCCATCGCCGGTATCGAGGACATCATGATCGGCGACACCCTCGCCGACCCGAGCGACCCGCGCCCGCTCCCGCCGCTGACCGTCGACGAGCCGTCCATCTCGATCACCATCGGGATCAACACCTCGCCGCTGTCGGGCAAGTCGGGCAAGAAGCTCACCGCGCGCCTGATCAAGAACCGCCTCGACCAGGAGCTGGTCGGCAACGTGTCGGTGCGCATGCTGCCCACCGACCGCCCCGACACCTGGGAGATGCAGGGCCGTGGGGAGCTGGCGCTGGCCATCCTCGTCGAGCAGCTGCGCCGCGAGGAGTTCGAGCTCACCGTGGGTCGGCCGACCGTCGTCACCAAGATGATCGACGGCGCGCTGCACGAGCCGGTCGAGCGGGTCACCATCGACACCCCGGGCGAGTACGTCGGCACCCTCACCCAGGCCCTGGCCACCCGCCGGGCGCGCCTGGAGAACCTCGTGCACCACGACACCGGCTGGGCGCGGATGGAGTACATCGTCCCGTCCCGCGGCCTGATCGGGTTCCGCACCGAGTTCCTCACCGAGACCCGCGGCACCGGCGTCCTCAACCACAACCTCGAGGGGTACGAGCCGTGGCTGGGCGACATGCGTGCCCGCCCGACCGGCTCGCTGGTCGCCGACCGGTCCGGCGTCGCGACGACGTACTCGATGTTCTCGCTGCAGGAGCGCGGCCAGCTCATGGTGCAGCCGGGCACGGACGTCTACGAGGGCATGATCGTCGGTGAGAACTCCCGTCCGGACGACATGGACGTGAACATCACCAAGGAGAAGAAGCTCACCAACATGCGCAAGTCCACCTCCGAGGAGCTGGAGCGGCTCATCCCGCCGCGGATCCTCAACCTGGAGCAGGCGCTGGAGTTCTGCGCCGAGGACGAGTGCGTGGAGGTCACGCCGGGCAGCGTCCGCATCCGCAAGGTGGTGCTGGACCAGACCGAGCGCGGCAAGGCCAAGAACCGCAAGCCCAAGCCCGCCTGA
- a CDS encoding DUF5994 family protein, which translates to MTTITRTVPATEGFRGGIDVRVSLRADAGSGDSAFDGAWFPRSRDLAVELPELIAALERRGVRVERFTYALDAWQPAPRKLEVQGRTVRAGGFRSMDPQVVCLTWAGGNRRADLLVVPPETDVLTGARALRLCTRRGLPPSPQMVLAAARSTPLPQVPDLPASRAV; encoded by the coding sequence ATGACGACGATCACCCGCACGGTTCCGGCGACCGAGGGTTTCCGGGGTGGGATCGACGTCCGGGTGAGTCTGCGCGCCGATGCCGGATCGGGGGACTCGGCCTTCGACGGCGCCTGGTTCCCGCGCAGCCGCGACCTCGCGGTGGAGCTGCCCGAGCTGATCGCCGCCCTGGAGCGGCGCGGCGTCCGGGTGGAGCGGTTCACCTACGCCCTCGATGCGTGGCAGCCCGCGCCCCGCAAGCTCGAGGTGCAGGGCCGCACCGTCCGGGCCGGTGGCTTCCGCAGCATGGACCCGCAGGTGGTCTGTCTGACCTGGGCCGGCGGCAACCGCCGGGCCGACCTGCTGGTCGTCCCCCCGGAGACCGACGTGCTCACCGGCGCCCGGGCGCTGCGGCTGTGCACCCGCCGGGGCCTGCCGCCGTCGCCGCAGATGGTGCTGGCCGCGGCCCGCTCGACCCCGCTCCCGCAGGTCCCCGACCTGCCGGCCAGCCGGGCGGTCTGA
- a CDS encoding sulfite exporter TauE/SafE family protein: MKTLILLALAGLGAQLVDGSLGMAYGVTSTTLLLAIGTNPAAASATIHLAEIGTTLASGFSHWKFGNVDWKVVAKVGVPGAVGAFAGAHFLSGLSTEIAAPVMSLILVSLGVYILVRFTLRGIDRRHLGKPVRARFLGPLGLVAGFVDATGGGGWGPVGTPALLASGRMEPRKVIGSIDTSEFLVALAASLGFLVALGSQGIDPLWVAGLLAGGLIAAPIAAWLVRHIPPRLLGSLVGGMIVLTNVRTLLRSDWVDAGDVTSGTVYTVLAAIWVLAVVHSYRQYRKDQAVESADAVAEVSEHEVLADVTAPAEGQPVGAGRPSAPRD; this comes from the coding sequence GTGAAGACCTTGATCCTGCTCGCCCTCGCGGGCCTGGGCGCCCAGCTCGTCGACGGCAGCCTCGGCATGGCCTACGGCGTCACCTCGACGACGCTCCTGCTGGCCATCGGCACGAACCCCGCGGCGGCGTCGGCGACCATCCACCTCGCGGAGATCGGGACGACGCTGGCGTCCGGGTTCTCGCACTGGAAGTTCGGCAACGTCGACTGGAAGGTGGTCGCCAAGGTCGGGGTGCCCGGTGCGGTCGGGGCCTTCGCCGGCGCCCACTTCCTGTCCGGCCTCTCGACGGAGATCGCCGCGCCGGTGATGTCGCTGATCCTGGTGTCGCTGGGGGTGTACATCCTGGTGCGCTTCACCCTCCGCGGCATCGACCGGCGCCACCTCGGCAAGCCGGTCCGTGCGCGCTTCCTGGGCCCCCTCGGCCTGGTGGCCGGGTTCGTCGACGCCACCGGCGGCGGCGGCTGGGGCCCGGTGGGCACGCCCGCGCTGCTGGCCAGCGGCCGGATGGAGCCGCGCAAGGTCATCGGCTCGATCGACACCTCGGAGTTCCTGGTCGCGCTGGCGGCCAGCCTCGGCTTCCTGGTGGCGCTGGGCTCGCAGGGCATCGACCCGCTGTGGGTGGCCGGGCTGCTCGCCGGCGGCCTGATCGCCGCCCCGATCGCCGCCTGGCTGGTGCGGCACATCCCGCCGCGGCTGCTCGGCTCCCTGGTGGGCGGCATGATCGTGCTGACCAACGTCCGCACCCTGCTGCGCAGCGACTGGGTCGACGCCGGCGACGTCACGAGCGGCACCGTCTACACCGTGCTCGCCGCGATCTGGGTGCTGGCCGTCGTCCACTCCTACCGCCAGTACCGCAAGGACCAGGCGGTGGAGTCCGCCGACGCCGTCGCCGAGGTCTCCGAGCACGAGGTCCTCGCCGACGTCACCGCCCCGGCCGAGGGCCAGCCCGTGGGCGCCGGCCGCCCCAGCGCCCCGCGCGACTGA
- a CDS encoding inorganic phosphate transporter translates to MDAAFLALTAIILVALAFDYTNGFHDAANAIAVAVSTKALTPRAALALAAVMNLIGALLSTEVAKTVGAGIVDPPEGGEGLEIVFAALIGAIAWNLVTWWFGLPSSSSHALIGGLVGAALAAAHSVQWMGVFEKVIVPMVVSPLVGSGLGYLVMLALLWAYRNAHVTRANRGFRRAQIVSSATMALGHGMQDAQETMGIITLALYTAGEIDDFEVPFWVVLAAAAAISAGTYAGGFRIMRTMGRRIIQLTPAGGFAAQTVASSVMVTTATVFAVPVPTTHITTTSIMGVVPPGGCRRSGGVSPAASSPPGWSRCPRPPRSRGSPRSSSTWWSADRGLAPAPGRSSHQVNPIDA, encoded by the coding sequence ATGGACGCGGCCTTCCTGGCCCTGACCGCCATCATCCTGGTGGCCCTGGCGTTCGACTACACCAACGGCTTCCACGACGCGGCCAACGCGATCGCCGTCGCGGTGTCCACCAAGGCGCTGACCCCCCGGGCGGCCCTGGCGCTGGCCGCGGTGATGAACCTGATCGGGGCCCTGCTCTCCACCGAGGTCGCCAAGACCGTCGGCGCCGGCATCGTCGATCCGCCCGAGGGCGGCGAGGGCCTGGAGATCGTCTTCGCCGCGCTGATCGGCGCGATCGCCTGGAACCTCGTCACCTGGTGGTTCGGGCTGCCGTCCTCGTCGTCGCACGCGCTGATCGGCGGGCTCGTCGGCGCCGCCCTCGCGGCCGCCCACTCCGTGCAGTGGATGGGCGTGTTCGAGAAGGTCATCGTCCCGATGGTCGTCTCGCCGCTGGTCGGCTCCGGCCTGGGCTACCTCGTCATGCTGGCGCTGCTGTGGGCCTACCGGAACGCCCACGTCACCCGTGCCAACCGCGGCTTCAGGCGGGCGCAGATCGTCAGCTCCGCGACGATGGCGCTCGGCCACGGCATGCAGGACGCCCAGGAGACGATGGGCATCATCACCCTCGCCCTCTACACGGCCGGGGAGATCGACGACTTCGAGGTTCCGTTCTGGGTGGTGCTCGCCGCCGCCGCCGCGATCAGCGCGGGCACCTACGCCGGCGGGTTCCGCATCATGCGGACCATGGGCCGGCGGATCATCCAGCTCACCCCGGCCGGTGGCTTCGCCGCGCAGACGGTCGCCTCCAGCGTCATGGTGACGACGGCGACGGTGTTCGCCGTCCCGGTGCCGACGACGCACATCACCACCACGTCGATCATGGGCGTCGTTCCACCCGGCGGCTGTCGGCGGTCCGGTGGGGTGTCGCCGGCAGCATCGTCACCGCCTGGGTGGTCACGCTGCCCGCGGCCGCCGCGATCGCGGGGATCGCCTAGGTCGTCATCGACCTGGTGGTCGGCTGATCGTGGGCTCGCGCCGGCCCCGGGGCGGTCGTCCCACCAAGTGAACCCGATTGACGCCTAA
- a CDS encoding DUF47 family protein has protein sequence MTATEVPGEFVHDHARRGELAIRLRDLEHTGDQSTHAIFRALDTSFVTPFDREDIDRLASDLDDVMDFVEAAADLVILTGLGTLPAEMHQQVSLLQRCAQTTAEAMPQLRTLKDLSEYWIEVNRLENEAD, from the coding sequence GTGACGGCGACCGAGGTCCCGGGTGAGTTCGTCCACGACCACGCGCGCCGCGGCGAGCTGGCCATCCGGCTGCGCGACCTGGAGCACACCGGCGACCAGTCCACCCACGCCATCTTCCGGGCGCTCGACACCAGCTTCGTGACCCCGTTCGACCGCGAGGACATCGACCGCCTCGCCAGCGATCTCGACGACGTCATGGACTTCGTCGAGGCCGCCGCCGACCTGGTCATCCTCACCGGCCTGGGCACCCTGCCCGCCGAGATGCACCAGCAGGTCTCGCTGCTGCAGCGCTGCGCCCAGACGACCGCCGAGGCGATGCCGCAGCTGAGGACTCTCAAAGACCTCTCCGAGTACTGGATCGAGGTCAACCGCCTGGAGAACGAGGCGGACTAG
- a CDS encoding sigma-70 family RNA polymerase sigma factor translates to MDDLARVAADAAAGDPLAAATLVRETQSDVWRLCAALGDREAADDLTQETYLRAFGALHRFEGRSSVRTWLLAIARRVCADSLRSRGRRRLSLVREASDLELLAAPGPGDAVAEGAAVTDLLGRLAVDRREAFVLTQLLGLSYAEAADVIGCPVGTIRSRVARARADLVASLAGGSEDGDRGDAAHR, encoded by the coding sequence ATGGACGACCTGGCCCGCGTCGCCGCGGACGCCGCCGCCGGCGACCCGCTGGCCGCGGCCACCCTCGTCCGGGAGACCCAGTCCGACGTCTGGCGGCTGTGTGCCGCACTGGGCGACCGCGAGGCGGCCGACGACCTCACCCAGGAGACCTACCTACGGGCCTTCGGGGCGCTGCACCGCTTCGAGGGCCGCTCCTCGGTGCGCACCTGGCTGCTGGCCATCGCCCGTCGCGTCTGCGCCGACTCGCTGCGCTCCCGCGGTCGGCGCCGGCTGTCCCTGGTGCGGGAGGCGAGCGACCTGGAGCTGCTGGCCGCACCCGGTCCCGGGGACGCCGTCGCCGAGGGCGCCGCCGTCACCGACCTGCTCGGCCGCCTGGCGGTGGACCGGCGCGAGGCCTTCGTGCTGACCCAGCTGCTCGGGCTCTCCTACGCGGAGGCCGCGGACGTCATCGGCTGCCCTGTCGGCACGATCCGGTCGAGGGTCGCGCGGGCGCGCGCCGACCTGGTGGCGTCCCTCGCCGGGGGAAGCGAGGACGGCGACCGGGGAGACGCCGCTCACCGCTGA
- a CDS encoding zf-HC2 domain-containing protein: MSCHTCREALSARLDGEPLGLPADELDAHLAACPGCAGWAAAAEQVTRRARLALAPPVPDLTVAVLGALPRELPGARVAARARLADTALRLVLVAVGVAQAALALPVLVSGAGAMSAPVHMARESGAWNLAVGAAFLAVAAGPRLAAGALPFLGSFTALLLPLTVADLQAGHVHADRALAHLLVLAGVAVVATVAWRSHRRRPAPAVADRRVLA; this comes from the coding sequence ATGTCCTGCCACACCTGCCGAGAGGCTCTCTCCGCGCGCCTGGACGGCGAGCCGCTGGGGCTGCCCGCCGACGAGCTCGACGCGCACCTGGCCGCGTGCCCGGGGTGCGCCGGGTGGGCGGCCGCGGCGGAGCAGGTCACCCGCCGGGCGCGGCTGGCGCTCGCCCCGCCGGTGCCCGATCTCACCGTCGCGGTGCTCGGCGCGCTGCCCCGCGAGCTGCCCGGGGCGCGCGTCGCCGCGCGCGCCCGGCTGGCGGACACGGCGCTGCGGCTGGTCCTGGTCGCGGTCGGCGTCGCCCAGGCGGCGCTGGCCCTGCCGGTGCTGGTCTCCGGCGCCGGCGCGATGAGCGCTCCGGTGCACATGGCGCGCGAGAGCGGCGCCTGGAACCTGGCGGTGGGCGCGGCGTTCCTCGCCGTGGCGGCCGGCCCGCGGCTGGCTGCGGGCGCGCTGCCCTTCCTCGGGTCCTTCACGGCGCTGCTGCTGCCGCTGACGGTCGCCGACCTGCAGGCCGGGCACGTGCACGCCGACCGGGCCCTCGCCCACCTCCTCGTCCTGGCCGGTGTCGCCGTCGTCGCGACCGTGGCGTGGCGGAGCCACCGGCGCCGCCCGGCTCCCGCGGTGGCCGACCGGCGGGTGCTGGCGTGA
- a CDS encoding copper resistance protein CopC, whose amino-acid sequence MRRSALLLALLLAGWLGAGIGTAGPAAAHAALVSTEPGEGVRLDAAPGKVTLRFSEGVSLGAGYARVLGADQQRVDAGAASADGGVVTVPLRAELPDGGYLVTYRVISADSHPVSGAFSFAVGDGELLTAGGQDQAGSTDPVVGALLPVARWVGYAGLALAVGVPVLVLTCWPAGRRAERLRRMATGGAVAVALSGLGAFLLQGPYAAGAGLGAVADPALLGATLGAGVGWSALARVLLVLALLPVLRRVWRDTDALGPGWTAAGAVLVGGLVLATAAVGHPVAGPWPVLAVLVAAVHVGAMAVWLGGVAGLLAVTLRPGTAPGEVTAVLPRFSRLAFGSVVALVVSGIVQSVREVGSPTALVATTYGQLLAAKLLLVVLLLAAAGVSRVWVQQRLGVRRPRRPRTITAQAFAATDRTGPAPAEVAGAAQRDRVQAENAAEHLPSLRRSVLLEAGVAAVVLALSAVLVATPPARTALAQPMETVLPLQGGTGAAAGSVQVSVEPARPGENALHVYLFDDLGRLTQPAEIRVTLTERTQEIGPLDVGLAPAGPGHFVGDAMAIPGAGTWTLTVTVRLDEFTALSAATDFPVR is encoded by the coding sequence GTGAGGCGCTCGGCGCTCCTGCTCGCCCTGCTGCTCGCCGGCTGGCTGGGCGCGGGCATCGGGACGGCCGGCCCGGCCGCCGCGCACGCCGCGCTGGTCTCGACCGAGCCGGGGGAGGGCGTCCGCCTCGACGCCGCACCCGGGAAGGTCACGCTGCGCTTCAGCGAGGGCGTCTCGCTGGGCGCCGGCTACGCGCGGGTGCTCGGCGCCGACCAGCAGCGGGTCGACGCCGGCGCCGCCTCCGCCGACGGCGGCGTCGTCACCGTCCCGCTGCGCGCAGAACTGCCCGACGGCGGGTACCTCGTCACCTACCGGGTGATCTCCGCCGACTCGCACCCCGTGTCCGGCGCCTTCTCCTTCGCCGTCGGCGACGGCGAGCTCCTGACCGCCGGTGGGCAGGACCAGGCCGGGTCCACCGATCCCGTCGTCGGCGCGCTGCTGCCGGTGGCGCGCTGGGTCGGGTACGCCGGGCTTGCGCTCGCTGTCGGCGTCCCGGTGCTCGTGCTCACCTGCTGGCCGGCCGGCCGGCGCGCGGAACGCCTGCGGCGGATGGCCACCGGCGGAGCCGTCGCGGTGGCACTCTCCGGGCTGGGCGCCTTCCTGCTCCAGGGTCCCTACGCCGCGGGTGCGGGGCTCGGGGCGGTCGCCGACCCGGCCCTGCTCGGCGCCACGCTGGGTGCGGGCGTCGGCTGGTCCGCCCTGGCCCGGGTGCTCCTGGTCCTGGCGCTCCTCCCGGTGCTGCGCCGCGTCTGGCGGGACACCGACGCCCTCGGCCCGGGCTGGACGGCCGCGGGCGCCGTCCTCGTCGGCGGCCTCGTGCTCGCGACCGCCGCGGTCGGGCACCCGGTGGCCGGCCCGTGGCCGGTGCTCGCCGTGCTGGTCGCGGCCGTCCACGTGGGGGCGATGGCGGTGTGGCTGGGTGGGGTCGCCGGGCTGCTGGCCGTGACGCTGCGGCCGGGCACGGCGCCGGGCGAGGTGACCGCCGTGCTGCCGCGGTTCTCCCGGCTGGCGTTCGGCTCGGTGGTGGCGCTCGTGGTGTCCGGCATCGTGCAGTCGGTCCGGGAGGTCGGCTCCCCGACCGCGCTGGTCGCGACGACGTACGGGCAGCTGCTCGCGGCGAAGCTGCTGCTGGTCGTGCTCCTGCTCGCCGCGGCCGGGGTGTCCCGCGTCTGGGTGCAGCAGCGCCTGGGCGTGCGCCGGCCCCGGCGACCCCGCACGATCACCGCGCAGGCGTTCGCGGCGACCGACCGGACCGGCCCCGCCCCCGCGGAGGTCGCCGGCGCCGCGCAGCGCGACCGGGTGCAGGCCGAGAACGCCGCCGAGCACCTGCCCTCGCTGCGCCGCTCGGTGCTCCTGGAGGCGGGCGTGGCCGCGGTCGTGCTGGCGCTGTCGGCGGTGCTGGTGGCCACGCCGCCCGCGCGCACGGCGCTGGCCCAGCCGATGGAGACGGTGCTGCCGCTGCAGGGCGGCACCGGCGCGGCGGCGGGCAGCGTGCAGGTGTCGGTGGAGCCCGCGCGCCCCGGCGAGAACGCGCTGCACGTCTACCTCTTCGACGACCTCGGCCGGCTGACCCAGCCGGCCGAGATCAGGGTGACGCTCACCGAGCGCACCCAGGAGATCGGCCCGCTCGACGTCGGCCTCGCGCCGGCCGGCCCCGGCCACTTCGTCGGCGACGCGATGGCGATCCCCGGCGCCGGCACCTGGACCCTCACGGTGACGGTCCGGCTCGACGAGTTCACCGCGCTCAGCGCCGCCACCGACTTCCCGGTGCGCTGA
- a CDS encoding YcnI family protein translates to MSSPRPLHRLAVLLLAALTAGTAGVVLAASASAHVTVSSGDAAPGGFGKLTFRVPNESDAASTVALRIQIPEQSAMGSLRAQPVPGWTVTATTADLAAPIEVHGQEKSSYVSVVEFRADGGSGIAPGQFQEFALSGGPFPDAEQLSFPVIQTYSDGNESAWIEPTIAGQDEPERPAPVLSLAAEQAADGAGTADLATAAGAHDEGGHADDPGALALFFSILALLVALAGVVLGVRADRRTVSS, encoded by the coding sequence ATGTCCTCGCCCCGCCCGCTGCACCGGCTGGCCGTGCTGCTGCTCGCCGCCCTGACCGCCGGCACGGCGGGCGTGGTGCTCGCCGCGTCCGCCTCCGCGCACGTTACCGTCTCCTCCGGCGACGCCGCGCCCGGCGGCTTCGGCAAGCTCACCTTCCGCGTGCCGAACGAGAGCGACGCCGCCAGCACCGTCGCGCTGCGCATCCAGATCCCGGAGCAGTCCGCCATGGGCTCGCTGCGGGCCCAGCCGGTGCCGGGCTGGACCGTGACCGCCACGACCGCCGACCTGGCCGCGCCGATCGAGGTGCACGGGCAGGAGAAGAGCTCCTACGTCTCGGTGGTGGAGTTCCGCGCCGACGGGGGGAGCGGCATCGCGCCGGGCCAGTTCCAGGAGTTCGCGCTTTCCGGCGGGCCCTTCCCGGATGCCGAGCAGCTCAGCTTCCCGGTGATCCAGACCTACAGCGACGGTAACGAGTCGGCGTGGATCGAGCCGACGATCGCCGGGCAGGACGAGCCCGAGCGCCCCGCCCCGGTGCTGTCCCTGGCCGCCGAGCAGGCCGCCGACGGCGCCGGAACGGCCGACCTCGCGACCGCGGCCGGCGCCCACGACGAGGGCGGGCACGCCGACGACCCGGGCGCCCTCGCGCTCTTCTTCTCCATCCTGGCGCTGCTCGTCGCGCTCGCCGGTGTCGTCCTCGGCGTCCGCGCCGACCGACGTACCGTGTCCTCGTGA
- a CDS encoding SCO family protein, which produces MTSAVRRRPRRAVPALLLTTGLLLAGCGGAADGDAGEHDHTAGAPAAVEAPEDRYAGLDLNEPYRRPSFTLTDTTGAPFDFGAATSGRPTLLFFGYTECPDVCPTTMADVAVALRGLDRELAEQVQVVFVTTDPATDTPEVLGEYLGRFDADLPTPFVGLTGDQESIDQAQLAAGVPQAEDEGRLHSTLLLLYGADDEAHVAFDGGNTHQDIADDLQVVAGA; this is translated from the coding sequence GTGACCTCCGCCGTCCGCCGCCGTCCCCGCCGGGCCGTCCCGGCACTGCTGCTCACCACGGGTCTCCTGCTGGCCGGCTGCGGGGGCGCGGCGGACGGCGACGCCGGGGAGCACGACCACACCGCGGGCGCACCGGCCGCCGTCGAGGCGCCGGAGGACCGCTACGCCGGTCTGGACCTCAACGAGCCCTACCGCCGGCCGTCGTTCACGCTGACCGACACCACCGGTGCACCGTTCGACTTCGGCGCCGCCACCTCCGGCCGGCCGACGCTGCTGTTCTTCGGCTACACGGAGTGCCCCGACGTCTGCCCCACCACGATGGCCGACGTCGCGGTCGCCCTGCGCGGGTTGGACCGGGAGCTCGCCGAGCAGGTGCAGGTCGTCTTCGTGACCACCGACCCGGCCACCGACACCCCCGAGGTGCTGGGCGAGTACCTCGGCCGGTTCGACGCCGACCTGCCGACGCCGTTCGTCGGCCTCACCGGCGACCAGGAGAGCATCGACCAGGCGCAGCTGGCCGCCGGGGTCCCGCAGGCCGAGGACGAGGGGCGGCTGCACTCGACGTTGCTGCTGCTGTACGGGGCCGACGACGAGGCGCACGTCGCCTTCGACGGCGGGAACACCCACCAGGACATCGCCGACGACCTGCAGGTGGTGGCGGGCGCGTGA
- a CDS encoding phosphocholine cytidylyltransferase family protein — protein sequence MQVVILAAGMGTRLGRQDPKPLTRLDDGRSIMQRQLDGLRAVLGADVSVTAVVGYRSKRIMKAAPDLLFTYNPDFAVTNTSKSLLRGLRTTREGGVLWLNGDVVFDPAVLEVALPYMAADQSFVCVDTSTVAEEEVKYTLDGDGYIRELSKIVRGGLGEAVGINYISSADKATLIEHLDECSHEDYFERGLETAIAERGLRVRPVDISAYAAVEVDFEGDLQRANTLFGSDGPNVVAEVG from the coding sequence GTGCAGGTCGTGATCCTGGCCGCGGGCATGGGCACCCGGCTGGGCCGGCAGGACCCCAAGCCGCTGACCCGGCTCGACGACGGCCGCAGCATCATGCAGCGGCAGCTCGACGGCCTGCGCGCCGTCCTGGGTGCCGACGTGTCGGTGACCGCGGTCGTCGGCTACCGCAGCAAGCGGATCATGAAGGCCGCCCCCGACCTGCTGTTCACGTACAACCCCGACTTCGCGGTGACGAACACGTCCAAGAGCCTGTTGCGCGGTCTGCGGACCACCCGTGAGGGCGGCGTGCTCTGGCTCAACGGTGACGTCGTCTTCGACCCGGCGGTGCTCGAGGTCGCGCTGCCCTACATGGCGGCCGACCAGAGCTTCGTCTGCGTGGACACCAGCACGGTCGCCGAGGAGGAGGTCAAGTACACCCTCGATGGCGACGGCTACATCCGCGAGCTGTCCAAGATCGTCCGCGGCGGCCTGGGCGAGGCGGTGGGGATCAACTACATCTCCTCCGCCGACAAGGCCACGCTCATCGAGCACCTCGACGAGTGCTCCCACGAGGACTACTTCGAGCGGGGCCTGGAGACGGCGATCGCCGAGCGCGGCCTGCGGGTCCGCCCGGTGGACATCTCCGCCTACGCCGCGGTCGAGGTCGACTTCGAGGGGGACCTCCAGCGGGCCAACACCCTGTTCGGGTCCGACGGCCCGAACGTCGTCGCCGAGGTCGGCTGA